One region of Bradyrhizobium betae genomic DNA includes:
- a CDS encoding cold-shock protein, translated as MTTGTVKWFNSQKGFGFIQPDQGSQDVFVHISAVERAGLSTLNEGQKVSFEIVADRRTGKSAAENLRAD; from the coding sequence ATGACGACGGGAACTGTGAAGTGGTTTAACAGCCAAAAGGGTTTCGGATTCATTCAGCCGGACCAGGGAAGCCAGGACGTTTTCGTTCATATCAGCGCCGTTGAACGCGCCGGTCTGAGCACCCTCAACGAGGGGCAGAAGGTTTCCTTCGAAATCGTCGCAGATCGCCGCACCGGCAAGTCTGCTGCGGAGAATCTGCGGGCCGACTAG
- a CDS encoding GGDEF domain-containing protein — MSQAGPILFVSGAERPAFLAALDEARLFPVVDSDWASAARAVEQVQPAVVLAAMSGDHEPHLAALATKIADQSPYLPFVALDAAGTLPHNALPFSTSSRSGNSDRLIARLRAALRVRTLHATVMRRLPEAKVALPEGDPVRDATVLLIGRGSAYPALSVALGERVGVVGALSIEAAAKHLNTREIDGVVLAEGFTARVTDAFLTVLAEDTRFRNLPVVVTAHQLAQSYDLPNLELIPGEPAKVAANALPLIRQRAMEGQMSRTLRSIDAGGWLDPRSGLLTVEAFARDFAKAVEQTLARGGGLSVARFAFDPGNSRAQLDAARILSRLMRQMDFGAAQKDGSVIVVFAETDFRTAHMIARRLSAVMRHTSNGKHEMRSDPVVSVDSLSPSDTARSLLARLSADASRAAS; from the coding sequence ATGTCCCAGGCGGGCCCGATCCTGTTTGTGTCCGGTGCCGAACGGCCGGCCTTCCTTGCGGCGCTGGACGAGGCGCGCCTCTTTCCCGTGGTCGACAGCGACTGGGCCAGCGCGGCGCGCGCCGTCGAGCAGGTGCAGCCCGCCGTGGTTCTCGCGGCGATGTCCGGCGACCACGAGCCGCACTTGGCGGCGCTCGCGACCAAGATCGCGGACCAATCGCCTTACCTGCCCTTCGTGGCCCTCGATGCGGCGGGCACGCTGCCGCACAACGCCCTGCCCTTTTCGACTTCCTCGCGCAGCGGAAATTCCGACCGCCTGATCGCACGGCTCCGTGCCGCACTGCGCGTCCGCACCCTTCATGCCACCGTGATGCGCCGGCTGCCGGAGGCGAAGGTCGCTCTGCCCGAGGGCGATCCCGTGCGCGACGCCACCGTGCTCCTGATCGGGCGCGGTTCGGCTTATCCCGCGCTTTCCGTCGCACTCGGCGAGCGCGTCGGCGTGGTCGGCGCGCTCTCGATCGAGGCCGCCGCAAAGCATCTCAACACCCGCGAGATCGACGGCGTCGTGCTCGCCGAAGGTTTTACCGCGCGCGTCACCGATGCCTTCCTCACGGTGCTCGCCGAGGACACCCGCTTCCGCAACCTGCCCGTGGTGGTCACCGCGCACCAGCTCGCGCAGAGCTATGACCTGCCCAATCTCGAGCTGATCCCGGGCGAGCCGGCGAAGGTCGCCGCCAATGCGCTGCCGCTGATCCGCCAGCGCGCCATGGAAGGCCAGATGAGCCGCACCTTGCGCTCGATCGATGCCGGCGGCTGGCTCGATCCGCGCAGCGGCCTGCTCACGGTGGAAGCCTTCGCCCGCGATTTCGCCAAGGCGGTCGAGCAGACGCTCGCCCGCGGCGGCGGCCTCTCGGTCGCCCGCTTCGCCTTCGACCCCGGCAATTCACGCGCCCAGCTCGATGCCGCGCGCATCCTGAGCCGCCTGATGCGGCAGATGGATTTCGGCGCGGCGCAGAAGGACGGTTCGGTGATCGTGGTGTTCGCGGAGACCGATTTCCGGACAGCGCACATGATTGCCCGCCGCCTGTCAGCGGTGATGCGGCACACCTCGAACGGCAAGCACGAGATGCGCAGCGATCCGGTCGTCAGCGTCGACTCGCTGTCGCCGTCGGACACGGCAAGATCGCTGCTGGCGCGGCTGTCGGCCGACGCGTCACGGGCGGCGTCGTAG
- a CDS encoding class I adenylate-forming enzyme family protein: protein MNQPAPAVSPTLDTLFQRTLMRQPHAPALLDPLNKARITGHQPRRMTYAEADTAIEALSAHFVESGLPANSVIAIQLPNTVEFVLTVLAAHRAGLVVAVLPLLWRHAELTAALNRTAARAIVTMSKVDGVSYADLAMHAAAEAFSIRYVCGFGTDLPEGMASLDDVLARPPGTARAVIQDGRKAAMISFDVTAEGFRPVPRPHFSLIAGGLAMSLEADIRQGATVMAAFTPMSFAGLASSLAVWLLCGGALALHHPFENDVLEQQINEHECEVLIAPAQLALRLGDSNLAERLPSLRNVIGLWRAPEQVATSEAWTSPHAPLTDVYLFGEAGLFGARRGEDGMPVPVMPGPHGAPREQSGSSIAGEILLTPKGTLGLRGPMAPIAAYAPPQPAGDTLIAQPPRDYVDTGYAARIDRPSGAICITAPPSGIMAVGGYRFLSNDLQEWARRLGQGALLTALPDRLSGHRLAGRAQDNARAREALSELGLNPLMVEAFRDRSGAI from the coding sequence GTGAACCAGCCAGCGCCAGCCGTATCGCCGACACTCGACACGCTGTTTCAGCGCACGCTGATGCGGCAGCCGCACGCGCCCGCTTTGCTCGACCCCCTCAACAAGGCCCGCATCACCGGCCATCAGCCGCGGCGGATGACCTATGCCGAGGCAGACACCGCCATCGAGGCGCTGTCGGCGCATTTCGTCGAATCGGGCCTGCCGGCCAATTCCGTCATCGCGATCCAGTTGCCGAATACGGTCGAGTTCGTGCTGACCGTGCTCGCCGCCCATCGCGCCGGGCTCGTCGTCGCCGTGCTGCCGCTGCTGTGGCGCCATGCGGAACTGACCGCGGCGCTCAACCGCACCGCGGCGCGCGCCATCGTCACCATGAGCAAGGTCGACGGCGTCAGCTATGCCGACCTCGCGATGCACGCCGCGGCCGAAGCCTTCTCGATTCGCTATGTCTGCGGCTTCGGCACCGACCTGCCCGAAGGCATGGCCTCGCTCGACGACGTGCTGGCCCGCCCGCCGGGCACAGCGCGCGCGGTGATCCAGGACGGCCGCAAGGCGGCGATGATCTCGTTCGACGTCACCGCGGAGGGTTTTCGCCCGGTGCCGCGGCCGCATTTCAGCCTGATCGCCGGTGGCCTTGCGATGTCGCTCGAAGCCGACATCAGGCAGGGCGCGACGGTGATGGCGGCGTTCACGCCGATGTCGTTCGCAGGCCTCGCCTCCTCGCTCGCGGTGTGGCTGCTGTGCGGCGGCGCGCTGGCGCTGCATCATCCGTTCGAGAACGACGTGCTGGAGCAGCAGATCAACGAGCATGAATGCGAGGTGCTGATCGCACCGGCGCAGCTCGCGCTGCGGCTCGGCGATTCCAACCTCGCGGAACGGCTGCCGAGCTTGCGCAACGTCATCGGCCTGTGGCGTGCGCCCGAGCAGGTGGCCACGAGCGAGGCCTGGACCTCGCCGCATGCGCCGCTGACCGACGTCTACCTGTTCGGCGAGGCCGGCCTGTTCGGCGCCCGCCGCGGTGAGGACGGCATGCCGGTGCCTGTCATGCCCGGCCCGCACGGCGCCCCGCGCGAGCAGTCGGGCTCCTCGATCGCCGGCGAGATCCTGCTGACGCCGAAGGGCACGCTCGGCCTGCGCGGCCCGATGGCGCCGATCGCGGCCTACGCCCCGCCGCAGCCGGCCGGCGACACCCTGATCGCGCAGCCGCCGCGCGACTATGTCGACACCGGCTATGCCGCGCGGATCGACCGCCCCAGCGGCGCGATCTGCATCACCGCGCCGCCCTCCGGCATCATGGCTGTCGGCGGCTACCGCTTCCTCTCCAACGACCTGCAGGAATGGGCGCGGCGGCTCGGCCAGGGCGCCCTGCTCACCGCGCTGCCGGACCGGCTCTCGGGTCACCGGCTGGCAGGCCGGGCCCAGGACAATGCCCGGGCCCGCGAAGCGCTCAGCGAACTTGGCCTTAACCCCCTGATGGTCGAGGCTTTTCGCGACCGCTCCGGGGCGATCTAG
- a CDS encoding extracellular solute-binding protein produces MFMFQRLFEGSGVRLCAFALAVALSASTARAEEAHAIAMHGKPAMPADFTHMPYTNPDAPKGDRLTWGILGTFDSLNPLIVKGLAVQQTRNYVVESLLARGQDEAFTLYGLLAKTVETDDERSYVTFRLDPRARFSDGKPVRAEDVLFSWQLLRDHGRPNHRQYYAKVAKAEAPDALTVRFDLTGANDRELPLILGLMPILPKHAVDVATFEETTLAAPIGSGPYRVTAVRPGASVTLTRNPDYWGRDLPINRGLYNFDEIRLDYFREANGQFEAFKRGLYDFRVEHEPLRWHDGYDFPAAKSGEVIRDTIRPGVPQPSEFLVFNTRRPVFADIRVRQALTLLFDFELVNRNYFFGLYARVAGYFAGSDLSAYGRPADGRERELLKPFSAQIPPDIMDGSYRLPVTDGSGRDRTTLRAALKLLSEAGYELDGTVLRNLATKAPFTFEMLVTTRDQERIALAFQRDLRRAGIEPSVRTVDPVQFDQRRLSYEFDMIQNRWDQSLSPGNEQYFYWGSAAADNPGTRNYMGARDPAVDAMIGALLEARDHTDFVPAVRALDRALISGFYTIPLFNVSEQWIARWNRIERPKATALSGYLPETWWSQPQAK; encoded by the coding sequence ATGTTCATGTTCCAGCGCCTTTTCGAGGGCTCCGGCGTCCGTCTCTGCGCGTTCGCACTGGCGGTCGCGTTGTCGGCGAGTACGGCACGGGCCGAGGAAGCCCATGCCATCGCCATGCACGGCAAGCCGGCGATGCCCGCCGACTTCACCCACATGCCCTATACCAATCCCGACGCCCCCAAGGGCGACCGGTTGACCTGGGGCATTCTCGGCACCTTCGACAGCCTCAATCCCCTCATCGTCAAGGGATTGGCGGTGCAACAGACGCGAAACTACGTGGTCGAGAGCCTGCTCGCACGCGGCCAGGACGAGGCCTTCACGCTCTACGGCCTGCTCGCCAAAACCGTCGAGACCGACGACGAGCGGAGCTATGTCACCTTCCGCCTCGATCCCCGCGCCCGCTTCTCCGACGGCAAGCCGGTGCGTGCCGAAGACGTGCTGTTCTCCTGGCAGCTGCTGCGCGATCACGGCAGGCCGAACCACCGGCAATATTACGCCAAGGTCGCCAAGGCCGAGGCGCCCGATGCCCTCACCGTCCGCTTCGACCTCACCGGGGCCAACGACCGCGAGCTGCCGCTGATCCTTGGCCTGATGCCGATCCTGCCGAAGCATGCCGTCGATGTCGCGACCTTCGAGGAGACGACGCTGGCGGCCCCGATCGGCTCAGGCCCCTATCGCGTCACGGCGGTGAGGCCCGGCGCCAGCGTGACCCTGACCCGCAATCCCGATTATTGGGGGCGCGATTTGCCGATCAATCGCGGCCTCTACAATTTCGACGAGATCAGGCTCGACTATTTTCGCGAGGCGAACGGCCAGTTCGAAGCCTTCAAGCGCGGCCTCTATGATTTCCGCGTCGAGCACGAGCCGCTGCGCTGGCACGACGGCTATGATTTTCCGGCCGCGAAAAGCGGCGAGGTGATCCGCGACACCATCAGGCCGGGCGTCCCGCAACCGTCCGAATTCCTGGTGTTCAACACGCGCCGTCCTGTATTCGCCGACATCCGCGTGCGCCAGGCGCTGACGCTGCTGTTCGATTTCGAGCTGGTCAACCGCAACTACTTCTTCGGGCTTTATGCGCGCGTCGCCGGCTATTTTGCCGGCTCGGACCTCTCGGCCTATGGCCGGCCCGCCGATGGGCGCGAGCGCGAGCTGCTGAAGCCCTTCTCCGCGCAGATCCCGCCCGACATCATGGACGGAAGCTACCGCCTGCCCGTCACTGACGGCTCGGGACGCGACCGCACCACGCTGCGCGCCGCGCTCAAGCTCTTATCCGAGGCCGGCTACGAGCTCGACGGCACGGTGCTGCGCAACCTCGCCACCAAGGCGCCCTTCACCTTCGAGATGCTGGTCACGACCCGCGACCAGGAACGCATCGCGCTCGCGTTCCAGCGCGACCTCAGGCGCGCCGGAATCGAGCCGAGCGTGCGGACGGTCGATCCCGTGCAGTTCGACCAACGCCGGCTCAGTTATGAATTCGACATGATCCAGAATCGCTGGGACCAGTCGCTGTCTCCCGGCAACGAGCAGTATTTCTATTGGGGCAGCGCGGCCGCGGACAATCCGGGCACCCGCAACTACATGGGCGCCAGAGACCCGGCGGTCGATGCCATGATCGGTGCCTTGCTGGAGGCCCGTGATCATACGGACTTCGTCCCGGCGGTACGGGCGCTCGACCGCGCCTTGATCTCCGGTTTCTACACAATCCCCCTGTTTAACGTATCCGAGCAATGGATCGCGCGCTGGAATCGGATAGAACGACCAAAGGCCACCGCGCTGTCCGGCTACCTGCCGGAGACCTGGTGGTCGCAGCCGCAAGCGAAGTGA
- a CDS encoding invasion associated locus B family protein: MNFRYLAASVRPRGRLLALLTATALAVPFAAEAQTPAPGAPAAPKAAPKAAPKAAPKAPAPAAQAPAQAPAAGAPAQQGAAQPADQQIQLIYAPWTKFCLKGQDANAKQVCFTGKDGRIESGQPVIAAVIIEPEGEPKKILRVTLPLGMQLVHGTRIIVDNNAPLQSPYVICFQNGCMSDYEATPEFINSMKKGQNLVVQAINANGAPLTLPLPLAGEFQKAYDGPPTDPKVFEETQKKLQEELQKKADEQRKKLEQGGGAPGAAPAGQK, encoded by the coding sequence ATGAATTTCCGTTACTTGGCCGCGTCCGTCCGGCCGCGCGGGCGACTTCTCGCCTTGTTGACGGCGACGGCGTTGGCTGTTCCGTTTGCCGCCGAGGCCCAGACCCCGGCTCCGGGCGCGCCCGCCGCGCCCAAGGCTGCCCCCAAAGCCGCCCCGAAGGCTGCCCCCAAGGCTCCCGCGCCGGCGGCCCAGGCGCCCGCTCAGGCTCCCGCTGCAGGTGCTCCGGCGCAGCAAGGCGCGGCCCAGCCGGCCGATCAGCAGATCCAGCTGATCTACGCCCCCTGGACCAAGTTCTGTCTCAAGGGCCAGGACGCCAACGCCAAGCAGGTCTGCTTCACCGGCAAGGACGGCCGCATCGAGTCCGGCCAGCCGGTCATCGCGGCGGTCATCATCGAGCCGGAAGGCGAGCCCAAGAAGATCCTGCGCGTGACGCTGCCGCTCGGTATGCAGCTCGTGCACGGCACCCGCATCATCGTGGACAACAACGCACCGCTGCAGAGCCCGTATGTGATCTGCTTCCAGAACGGCTGCATGTCGGATTACGAGGCCACGCCCGAATTCATCAACAGCATGAAGAAGGGCCAGAATCTCGTTGTCCAGGCAATCAATGCCAACGGCGCGCCCCTGACCCTGCCGCTGCCGCTCGCCGGCGAATTCCAGAAGGCCTATGACGGCCCGCCGACCGATCCGAAGGTGTTCGAGGAAACCCAGAAGAAGCTCCAGGAAGAGCTTCAGAAGAAGGCCGACGAGCAGCGCAAGAAGCTCGAGCAGGGCGGCGGTGCGCCCGGCGCGGCTCCGGCCGGTCAGAAGTAA
- the hspQ gene encoding heat shock protein HspQ, producing the protein MIKARTAKFQIGQVVRHRIFSFRGVIFDIDPEFNNTEEWWLSIPEEVRPHKDQPFYHLLAENAESEYVAYVSEQNLLPDDSGEPIRHSQVAEIFIKDKAGGYRQRNPSLN; encoded by the coding sequence ATGATTAAAGCGCGGACCGCGAAATTCCAGATCGGACAGGTCGTTCGCCACCGGATCTTCTCGTTCCGGGGGGTGATTTTCGACATCGATCCGGAGTTCAACAACACCGAGGAGTGGTGGCTGTCGATCCCCGAGGAGGTGCGGCCCCACAAGGACCAGCCGTTCTACCACCTGCTCGCGGAGAACGCGGAATCGGAATACGTCGCTTACGTCTCCGAGCAGAACCTGCTGCCGGACGATTCCGGCGAGCCGATCCGGCATTCCCAGGTCGCCGAGATCTTCATCAAGGACAAGGCCGGCGGCTATCGCCAGCGCAATCCGTCGCTGAATTGA
- a CDS encoding AEC family transporter, with product MADILNLALPYFGLIFVGFACGKVKSLPESGLAWMNFFLLYVSLPALLFAIMSKTPFSELNNPPFLVATTLSTVAAFTLALVVGKVFGRLTLREATLAGLSGGYGNIGYMGPGLALAVLGTKASAPTALIFCCDSIFLFTIVPLLIELSDRDHPSIVHAFGVVLKQIVLNPLIMSACFGVAFASLHIEMPVALDRTITFLQNAAAPTALFVLGVTVALRPFDRVPWEVPGVIAIKLLFHPLAAFGLMLAFGPFAQPWAATAVLMASLPPALNVFVIARQNDAWIESASVAVLLGTFASVVTLTSVMWLLQTGRLAFP from the coding sequence ATGGCCGATATCCTCAATCTTGCTCTACCTTATTTCGGCTTGATCTTTGTCGGTTTTGCCTGCGGCAAGGTCAAATCCCTGCCGGAATCAGGCCTCGCCTGGATGAACTTCTTTCTGCTCTACGTGTCGCTGCCGGCGCTGCTGTTTGCGATCATGTCGAAGACGCCGTTCTCGGAATTGAACAACCCGCCGTTCCTCGTCGCGACCACGCTGTCGACGGTTGCCGCGTTTACCCTGGCGCTGGTCGTGGGGAAGGTTTTTGGCCGTCTGACGCTGCGTGAGGCGACGCTCGCCGGGCTCTCCGGCGGCTACGGCAATATCGGCTATATGGGGCCGGGGCTCGCGCTCGCGGTGCTCGGAACCAAGGCATCGGCGCCGACCGCGTTGATCTTCTGCTGCGACAGCATCTTCCTGTTCACGATCGTGCCGCTGCTGATCGAGCTCTCCGACCGCGATCATCCCTCGATCGTGCATGCCTTCGGCGTCGTGCTGAAGCAGATCGTGCTCAACCCGCTGATCATGTCGGCCTGCTTCGGCGTGGCCTTCGCATCGCTGCATATCGAGATGCCGGTGGCGCTCGATCGCACCATCACCTTCCTCCAGAACGCGGCGGCGCCGACCGCGCTGTTCGTGCTTGGCGTGACGGTGGCGCTGCGCCCGTTCGACCGGGTGCCGTGGGAGGTGCCGGGCGTGATCGCAATCAAGCTGCTGTTTCACCCGCTTGCCGCGTTCGGGCTGATGCTGGCGTTCGGTCCGTTCGCGCAGCCTTGGGCTGCGACCGCCGTGCTGATGGCCTCGCTGCCGCCGGCGCTGAACGTGTTCGTGATCGCCCGGCAGAACGACGCCTGGATCGAATCCGCCTCCGTTGCCGTGCTGCTCGGGACGTTTGCATCGGTGGTCACGCTGACCAGCGTGATGTGGCTGCTGCAGACCGGCCGGCTGGCGTTCCCCTGA
- a CDS encoding UbiH/UbiF family hydroxylase produces the protein MTEASTLFDAAVIGGGPAGLAAAIALTQAGARTALVARRVPYSDNRTTALLGASVDLLESLDVWPRCKDKAAALEVMRLVDDTGRLFRSPEVRFSCHEIARDAFGYNIDNRSLMLALEERAAELPGLVRFDDEAESIVIGADDVAIRTASAQFLSARLVVGADGRHSLCREAAGIEVTRRDLTQTALTFNVGHARPHRNVSTEFHTPHGPCVFVPLPGDRSSVVWVSAPAEAERLRGLSDAELSAAIEKQSHSILGRMTVEPGRNLFPLAIERPKSFGRDRIALVGEAAHVVPPIGAQGLNLGLRDAADIARLAGEALAAGQDPGSDEVLKRYDRARRPDILSRTFAIDIANRSLLNDFLPLQPVRAVGMHLLGAIGPLRRFAMREGLTPTWRR, from the coding sequence ATGACAGAGGCATCGACACTCTTCGACGCGGCCGTGATCGGCGGCGGACCGGCGGGACTCGCGGCGGCGATCGCGCTGACGCAGGCGGGCGCGCGCACCGCGCTGGTGGCCCGGCGTGTGCCGTATTCCGACAACCGCACCACCGCGCTGCTGGGTGCCTCCGTCGATCTGCTGGAGAGCCTCGATGTCTGGCCGCGCTGCAAGGACAAGGCGGCCGCGCTCGAGGTCATGCGGCTGGTCGACGATACCGGCCGGCTGTTCCGCAGTCCCGAGGTCCGGTTCTCCTGTCACGAGATCGCGCGCGACGCCTTCGGCTACAACATCGATAACCGCTCGCTGATGCTGGCGCTGGAAGAGCGCGCCGCCGAATTGCCCGGCCTCGTGCGCTTCGACGACGAGGCCGAGAGCATCGTCATCGGCGCCGACGATGTCGCCATCCGCACCGCCTCCGCGCAATTTCTCTCGGCCCGGCTCGTGGTCGGCGCCGACGGACGGCACTCGCTGTGCCGGGAGGCCGCCGGCATCGAGGTGACGCGGCGCGACCTGACGCAGACCGCGCTGACCTTCAACGTCGGCCACGCACGTCCGCATCGCAATGTCTCGACCGAGTTCCACACGCCGCATGGTCCCTGCGTGTTCGTGCCCCTGCCCGGCGACCGCTCCAGCGTGGTCTGGGTCTCGGCGCCCGCGGAGGCCGAGCGGCTTCGCGGCTTGAGCGACGCGGAGCTCTCCGCCGCGATCGAAAAGCAGTCGCATTCCATCCTGGGACGCATGACGGTCGAGCCCGGACGCAACCTGTTTCCGCTGGCGATCGAGCGCCCAAAGTCCTTCGGCCGCGACCGCATCGCGCTGGTCGGTGAGGCCGCCCATGTGGTTCCGCCGATCGGCGCCCAGGGCCTCAATCTCGGCCTGCGCGATGCCGCCGACATCGCCAGGCTCGCGGGCGAAGCGCTCGCGGCGGGACAGGACCCCGGTTCGGACGAGGTGCTCAAGCGTTACGACCGCGCGCGGCGCCCGGATATCCTGAGCCGCACCTTCGCGATCGATATCGCCAACCGCTCCCTGCTCAACGACTTCCTGCCGCTGCAGCCGGTCCGCGCGGTCGGCATGCACCTGCTCGGTGCCATCGGCCCGCTCCGGCGCTTCGCCATGCGCGAGGGTCTGACGCCGACGTGGCGACGCTAG
- the pcsA gene encoding phosphatidylcholine synthase: MAYVQTGPILIAEAMDIQQDSLKPRPAIRAAAFSVHIFTAFGAAIALLAMLEAVREHWASMFQWLGVALIIDAVDGPIARLLKVKDVQPNWSGDVLDLVVDFVTYVFVPAYAIVASGLLLPVAAPLLGIAIIVTSALYFADLRMKADDNHFRGFPALWNAAAFYLFLLHWPPLWSTLLVAALVVLTFVPFHVLHPVRVVRLRWLTMSLIAVWAVLGLYTLEMDFRVGTGVTVALCAIALWISFSDAMIRLARSLA; this comes from the coding sequence ATGGCTTATGTGCAAACCGGCCCCATTCTGATAGCAGAAGCCATGGATATTCAGCAGGATTCCCTGAAACCGAGACCGGCGATCCGCGCTGCGGCCTTTTCGGTGCACATCTTCACCGCCTTCGGTGCGGCCATCGCGCTGCTGGCGATGCTGGAGGCCGTGCGCGAGCATTGGGCGAGCATGTTTCAGTGGCTGGGCGTAGCCCTGATCATCGACGCCGTCGACGGTCCGATCGCGCGGCTGCTGAAGGTCAAGGACGTACAGCCGAACTGGTCGGGCGACGTGCTCGATCTCGTGGTCGATTTCGTCACCTATGTGTTCGTACCTGCCTATGCGATCGTGGCGAGCGGCCTGCTGCTGCCGGTGGCGGCGCCGCTGCTCGGCATCGCCATCATCGTCACCAGCGCACTATATTTCGCCGATCTGCGCATGAAGGCGGACGACAACCATTTTCGCGGCTTTCCGGCATTGTGGAATGCGGCGGCGTTCTACCTGTTCCTGCTGCACTGGCCGCCGCTGTGGTCGACGCTGCTGGTGGCGGCGCTGGTGGTGCTGACCTTCGTGCCATTCCATGTGCTGCATCCGGTCCGCGTCGTGCGGCTGCGCTGGCTGACGATGTCGCTGATCGCGGTCTGGGCGGTGCTCGGCCTCTACACGCTGGAGATGGATTTTCGCGTCGGCACCGGCGTGACCGTCGCGCTCTGCGCCATCGCACTGTGGATCAGCTTCAGCGACGCCATGATCCGCCTGGCAAGATCCTTGGCATGA
- a CDS encoding TerC family protein encodes MMHLLTSPEAWAALLTLTALEIVLGIDNVIFLSVIVSRIPGKQAHQARQIGLALALVFRIILLSVLVWLIGLTAPVVSFAGYDFSWRDLILIGGGLFLIAKATHEIHAEVEADDGEGERESGGRAFFWVIVQIIVIDIVFSLDSIITAIGMAQDIEIMIAAVVIACLIMYISSGPVSRFVAEHPTTKMLALAFLVLIGVALVADGFQFHIPRGYVYFAIAFSAAVEFFNVLAKRNRRQAGR; translated from the coding sequence ATGATGCATCTGCTCACCAGCCCGGAAGCCTGGGCCGCGCTGCTCACCTTGACCGCGCTCGAGATCGTGCTCGGCATCGACAACGTCATCTTCCTGTCGGTGATCGTCTCGCGCATCCCCGGGAAGCAGGCGCACCAGGCTCGTCAGATCGGGCTCGCGCTGGCGCTGGTGTTCCGCATCATCCTGCTCAGCGTGCTGGTCTGGCTGATCGGCCTGACCGCACCGGTGGTCTCGTTTGCCGGTTACGACTTCTCCTGGCGCGACCTCATCCTGATCGGCGGCGGCCTGTTCCTGATCGCGAAGGCGACGCACGAGATCCACGCCGAGGTCGAGGCCGATGACGGGGAGGGCGAGCGTGAATCCGGCGGCCGCGCCTTCTTCTGGGTGATCGTCCAGATCATCGTCATCGACATCGTGTTCTCGCTGGACTCGATCATCACTGCGATCGGCATGGCGCAGGACATCGAGATCATGATCGCGGCCGTCGTGATCGCCTGCCTGATCATGTACATTTCGTCGGGGCCGGTGTCGCGATTCGTCGCGGAGCATCCCACCACCAAGATGCTCGCGCTGGCATTCCTGGTGCTGATCGGCGTCGCCCTGGTTGCGGACGGATTCCAATTCCACATCCCGCGCGGCTACGTCTATTTCGCGATTGCGTTCTCGGCGGCGGTCGAGTTCTTCAACGTGCTGGCAAAGCGCAACCGCAGGCAAGCCGGCAGATAG
- a CDS encoding quinone oxidoreductase family protein — MTKAVRVHKVGGPEALVYESVDVPAPGPGEVRIRQHAVGLNFIDVYYRTGLYKAPGLPFIAGNEASGEVIAVGPGVTNFHPGDRVAYYHNLGAYTGERNIPWEKLVKLPDHITYEQGAVLMLKGLTVWYLLHKTFKVEPHHRVLIHAAAGGIGLLACQWARALGAHVIGTVGSREKAELAEANGCDHVILYNEEDFVARVKQISRNEGCDVVYDGVGKATFPGSLSCLKPRGMFVSFGNASGPVPPFSIAELNNHGSLFATRPKLNDYVGTRKELLEGADTLFSAVINGKLHVPINHAYALKDAAKAHIDLESRKTTGASILKP; from the coding sequence ATGACCAAAGCCGTCCGTGTACACAAGGTTGGGGGCCCCGAAGCCCTGGTCTATGAGAGCGTCGACGTGCCGGCGCCTGGACCCGGCGAAGTGCGCATCCGCCAGCATGCGGTCGGCCTGAACTTCATCGACGTCTATTATCGCACCGGTCTCTACAAGGCGCCGGGGCTGCCCTTCATCGCCGGCAACGAGGCTTCGGGCGAGGTCATCGCCGTCGGACCGGGCGTGACCAATTTCCATCCCGGCGACCGCGTCGCCTACTACCACAATCTCGGTGCCTATACCGGCGAGCGCAACATTCCCTGGGAGAAGCTGGTCAAGCTGCCCGATCACATCACCTACGAGCAGGGCGCCGTGCTGATGCTGAAGGGGCTGACCGTCTGGTATCTGCTGCACAAGACCTTCAAGGTCGAGCCGCATCACCGCGTGCTGATCCACGCCGCCGCCGGCGGCATCGGGCTCTTGGCCTGCCAATGGGCGAGGGCGCTCGGGGCGCATGTCATCGGCACGGTCGGATCGCGCGAGAAGGCCGAGCTTGCGGAGGCCAATGGCTGCGACCACGTCATCCTGTACAATGAAGAAGATTTCGTCGCGCGCGTCAAACAGATCAGCCGCAACGAGGGCTGCGACGTCGTCTATGACGGCGTCGGCAAGGCGACCTTCCCGGGCTCGTTGTCGTGCCTCAAGCCGCGCGGCATGTTCGTCTCGTTCGGCAATGCCTCGGGGCCGGTGCCGCCGTTCTCGATCGCCGAGCTCAACAATCACGGCTCGCTGTTCGCGACGCGGCCGAAGCTCAACGACTATGTCGGCACGCGCAAGGAACTGCTGGAAGGCGCCGACACGCTGTTTTCCGCCGTCATCAACGGCAAGCTGCACGTGCCGATCAACCACGCCTACGCGCTGAAGGACGCCGCCAAGGCGCATATCGATCTCGAAAGCCGCAAGACCACTGGCGCGTCGATCCTGAAGCCGTAG